In Macadamia integrifolia cultivar HAES 741 chromosome 1, SCU_Mint_v3, whole genome shotgun sequence, a single window of DNA contains:
- the LOC122089278 gene encoding UPF0613 protein PB24D3.06c-like gives MNPSSSVSSSTTSWISSLVRGRSGKFGNPQIKNDANGGDGGGSVARKNHLRGVLFKYGSKPAQVAFKTGEFKQQVIFVGGLTDGFLATEYLQPLSIALENERWSLVQLLLSSSYTGYGTSSLKEDALEIDELIGYFINKEDSEGVVLLGHSTGCQDIVYYMRTNAACSRAVRAAILQAPVSDREYRATLPETAEMIDLASSMIREGRGMDLMPREANPDAPITAYRYHSLCAYMGDDDMFSSDLSDDQLRMRLGHLETTPCQVIFSMADEYVPEYVDKKALVERLCRALGGAEKVEIEWGNHSLSNRVKEVVEAIVGFVKREGPKGWDDPWS, from the exons ATGAATCCCTCTTCTTCGGTCTCGTCTTCCACAACTTCGTGGATTTCGAGCTTAGTTCGAGGTCGTTCTGGAAAGTTTGGAAACCCTCAGATAAAGAACGATGCCAATGGGGGAGATGGTGGTGGTTCCGTCGCTCGCAAGAACCATTTACGAGGCGTTCTTTTCAAGTATGGATCCAAGCCCGCTCAG GTTGCATTCAAAACAGGCGAGTTCAAGCAACAAGTCATATTTGTTGGTGGATTGACTGATGGTTTTCTGGCTACTGA GtacttgcagcctctatcaatTGCATTGGAAAATGAAAGATGGTCCTTGGTGCAATTATTGCTTTCATCTTCTTACACTGGATACGGAACCTCCAGCTTGAAAGAA GATGCACTGGAGATTGATGAGCTGATTGGTTATTTCATCAATAAGGAAGATTCTGAGGGAGTGGTGCTACTTGGGCACAGTACTGGCTGTCAG GACATTGTGTATTATATGCGTACAAATGCTGCATGCTCAAGAGCAGTCCGAGCAGCCATTCTGCAG GCCCCAGTTAGTGACCGGGAATATAGAGCAACTCTTCCTGAAACGGCTGAAATGATTGACTTGGCTTCTTCCATGATACGAGAAGGCAGAGGGATGGATTTAATGCCCAGGGAAGCAAACCCAGATGCCCCAATAACTGCCTATAG GTATCACTCTCTTTGTGCATACATGGGTGATGATGACATGTTCAGTTCAGATCTTAGTGATGACCAACTGAGAATGAGACTTGGGCACCTGGAAACTACACCTTGTCAG GTCATCTTTTCCATGGCTGATGAGTATGTTCCTGAGTATGTTGATAAGAAAGCATTGGTTGAAAG ATTATGCAGAGCTTTAGGGGGAGCAGAGAAAGTTGAAATTGAATGGGGAAACCATTCCCTCTCAAACAGGGTCAAAGAAGTAGTAGAGGCCATTGTAGGCTTTGTGAAAAGAGAGGGACCCAAAGGGTGGGATGACCCATGGAGTTAA
- the LOC122079031 gene encoding uncharacterized protein LOC122079031 — protein MPEKGANSVSNPVIFRPNLWFPMRFPILTVAVFLGMLFIWGIDASTIKYSINAWRMRSRKDYMALKIESLENLTHQTFHGLVNVTQKYHRKSLNRAPRMPHLGWISVESEPDFTSNLLFRWLTPGGEPCRDSMTGDIRIPGLDDKNPVTLSAGEIHRFVIQAVDGRGNPRCLGGDYFETDLSGELWKSRPPLKDHGNGSYSIYLQVHPDFSGEYNLTVVLLFRHFEGLKFSPERFAYQRELRRIPIRFFRSNAQLPELQICEKSDFAKDVWSGRWTRLAKNEDCEISSDGRYRCLKPDFPCQKPWCEGSLSSLESNGWVYSSHCSFRLFSANLAWECLQNRWIFFWGDSNHVDTIRNLLNFILDLPEITTVPRRFDNNFTNPRNKTQTVRITSIFNGHWNETQNYEGLDSLRDEGFRNLVKQYFISEHTVPDTVILNSGLHDGVHFKNVRQFSVGAEQAATFWKEVLEGVSQRGERSPEVFFRSTIATGGYARRLMFNPSKMEAFNGVLLEKMKRIGIVTGVIDDFDITYAWHFDNRCNDGVHYGRAPLKAKWRDGEIGHHYYVDLMLGHVILNALCTSTTK, from the coding sequence ATGCCGGAAAAAGGAGCGAATTCCGTCTCCAACCCAGTGATTTTCCGTCCAAACTTATGGTTTCCGATGCGTTTCCCGATACTAACAGTGGCTGTTTTCCTGGGAATGCTGTTCATTTGGGGCATCGATGCATCCACTATCAAATACAGTATCAACGCGTGGCGGATGCGGAGCCGGAAAGATTATATGGCCCTCAAGATTGAAAGTCTAGAAAATCTAACCCACCAGACTTTCCATGGTCTTGTGAATGTTACACAGAAGTACCATCGAAAGAGTTTGAACAGAGCACCGAGAATGCCTCATCTTGGTTGGATTTCCGTCGAATCGGAACCAGATTTCACATCGAATCTGCTATTTAGATGGTTAACTCCGGGTGGTGAACCCTGTCGTGATTCTATGACGGGGGACATTAGAATCCCAGGTCTAGATGACAAGAACCCAGTTACACTATCTGCCGGAGAAATTCACAGATTCGTTATTCAAGCCGTCGATGGGAGAGGGAATCCGCGCTGCTTGGGTGGAGACTACTTTGAGACGGACCTCTCCGGCGAGCTCTGGAAATCTCGACCGCCTTTGAAGGACCATGGCAATGGCTCTTATTCTATCTACCTTCAAGTTCACCCTGATTTCTCCGGTGAATATAACCTAACCGTTGTCCTCCTATTCCGTCACTTCGAGGGTCTGAAATTCTCGCCGGAGCGGTTCGCCTACCAGAGAGAGCTCCGCCGAATTCCTATCAGGTTCTTCCGAAGCAATGCTCAACTTCCTGAACTACAAATCTGTGAGAAATCTGACTTCGCAAAGGACGTCTGGTCCGGTCGGTGGACTCGACTCGCGAAGAATGAAGATTGCGAGATTAGCAGCGACGGTCGGTATCGGTGCCTGAAGCCCGATTTCCCCTGTCAGAAGCCATGGTGTGAGGGTTCCTTAAGTTCACTAGAGAGCAACGGTTGGGTTTATTCGAGCCACTGCTCGTTTCGGTTATTCTCCGCAAACTTGGCTTGGGAATGCCTGCAGAACCGATGGATATTCTTCTGGGGCGACTCCAACCATGTGGACACGATACGAAACCTTTTGAATTTCATACTGGACTTGCCCGAAATCACTACAGTCCCGAGACGATTCGATAACAACTTCACGAACCCAAGGAATAAGACTCAGACAGTTCGAATCACAAGCATCTTCAACGGGCATTGGAACGAGACTCAGAATTACGAAGGCTTGGATTCTCTCCGAGACGAAGGGTTTCGAAATCTAGTGAAGCAGTACTTCATCTCCGAACATACAGTACCTGATACGGTGATCTTGAACTCGGGACTTCACGATGGTGTCCACTTCAAGAACGTGAGGCAGTTCTCGGTGGGAGCAGAGCAGGCGGCGACGTTCTGGAAAGAAGTGTTGGAAGGGGTGAGTCAGAGGGGGGAACGCTCACCGGAAGTGTTTTTCCGGTCGACGATCGCCACTGGTGGGTATGCGAGGAGGTTAATGTTCAATCCGAGTAAGATGGAGGCTTTCAATGGTGTgttattggagaagatgaagcgCATAGGGATCGTGACGGGTGTGATCGACGATTTCGACATCACGTACGCGTGGCACTTTGACAACCGTTGTAATGATGGGGTCCATTACGGTAGGGCCCCTTTGAAGGCTAAGTGGAGGGACGGTGAGATCGGGCATCATTACTATGTTGATCTGATGCTGGGGCATGTCATACTCAACGCTCTCTGCACTAGCACAACAAAATAG